One region of Salinibacter grassmerensis genomic DNA includes:
- a CDS encoding ABC transporter ATP-binding protein has product MEALATNGAPTNASDQALIEVNELKKRYMMGNQEVWALDGVTLSIEEGDYVAVMGPSGSGKSTFMNMLGCLDTPTSGTYHLRGEDVSTFSDDELAEIRNHEIGFVFQTFNLLPRVNCLRNAELPLIYAGMSKRDRRERAAEALRSVGLGDRLDHRPNELSGGQRQRVATARALVNRPSLLLADEPTGNLDTETGDEIMQLLEGLHRQGNTILLVTHEEPIAHHARRVIHLRDGKLERIESVDDPALAGADVSIG; this is encoded by the coding sequence ATGGAAGCACTCGCCACCAATGGGGCCCCGACTAATGCGTCGGACCAGGCCCTCATCGAAGTGAACGAGCTGAAGAAGCGATACATGATGGGGAACCAGGAAGTGTGGGCGCTCGATGGGGTCACGCTCTCGATCGAAGAGGGCGACTACGTGGCCGTCATGGGGCCCTCCGGCTCGGGCAAGTCGACGTTCATGAACATGCTCGGATGCCTCGATACGCCCACGAGCGGCACCTATCACCTGCGGGGCGAAGACGTGAGCACGTTCTCCGACGACGAGCTCGCAGAGATCCGCAACCACGAGATCGGATTCGTCTTCCAGACGTTCAACCTGCTCCCCCGGGTCAACTGCCTGCGCAACGCCGAACTGCCGCTCATCTACGCCGGCATGTCGAAGCGCGACCGGCGCGAGCGGGCGGCCGAAGCGCTCCGCAGTGTGGGGCTCGGCGACCGGCTCGACCACCGGCCCAACGAGCTCTCCGGGGGACAGCGCCAGCGGGTGGCCACCGCCCGCGCCCTCGTGAACCGCCCCTCGCTCCTGCTGGCCGACGAGCCGACGGGCAACCTCGACACGGAGACCGGCGACGAAATCATGCAGCTTCTGGAGGGCCTCCATCGGCAGGGGAATACGATCCTGCTCGTGACCCACGAGGAGCCCATCGCCCACCACGCCCGTCGTGTCATCCACCTCCGCGACGGGAAACTAGAGCGGATTGAATCGGTCGACGACCCGGCGCTGGCGGGCGCGGACGTCTCGATTGGATAG
- a CDS encoding ABC transporter ATP-binding protein gives MPEPDSTSEESSLRPERLWTSLRRILQLGWPYRVRLVGAVVLTVVGAAVALVVPLGLRELVDAVFQQENRALLDWLTVALIVLFLARSAAAFGGKYLLGWTGERVVADLRKKVYRHLHRQSLRFFTDHRTGDLTSRLTNDVGSVRSAVKDALPNFLTQSLSLVGSVALMVVLNWRLSLIIFLIVPAVTGFAIYFGRKIRALARDIQDRLADTTAVAEEALASIRVVKAFARSDYEVNRYNEAVEDLFGTARYRVVVSALFESTVGLLFFAALVAIFWYGGIEVLAGRLTEGDLVAFVFYAFNIARSVSSMSQLYSTFNSAAGATERLFDLLDTDPHLRDAPDAVDLPPIEGRVRLDDVTFAYDEGLPVLKDISLDVAAGETVALVGPSGAGKSTLMSLIPRFYAPQQGRVLVDDHDLGHVSRQSLRAQIASVSQEVHLFNATIEENIRYGRLDASDEAVAEAARAANAHDFIVDLPDGYDSEVGERGVKLSGGQRQRVAIARALLRDARLLLLDEATSSLDSASEALVQEALERLMEGRTTFIIAHRFSTVQTADRLFVLDDGRIVQRGTHAELMQEGGLYRRLASYQFREPSGVDGGMLD, from the coding sequence ATGCCGGAGCCCGATTCCACGTCCGAAGAGTCGTCGCTCCGTCCCGAGCGGCTGTGGACGTCCCTCCGGCGCATCCTTCAGCTTGGGTGGCCCTACCGCGTCCGCCTCGTAGGGGCCGTGGTGCTCACCGTGGTGGGGGCGGCGGTGGCACTCGTCGTGCCACTGGGGCTGCGCGAGCTGGTGGACGCGGTGTTTCAGCAGGAAAACCGGGCCCTGCTCGACTGGCTGACCGTGGCGCTTATCGTGCTCTTTCTGGCCCGGTCCGCGGCGGCCTTTGGGGGCAAGTACCTGCTGGGCTGGACCGGCGAGCGCGTGGTAGCGGACCTGCGAAAGAAGGTCTACCGGCACCTCCACCGGCAGAGCCTGCGGTTCTTCACCGATCACCGCACGGGCGATCTCACCTCGCGCCTCACCAACGACGTGGGGTCGGTGCGGAGCGCGGTAAAGGACGCCCTCCCCAATTTCTTGACCCAGTCGCTCTCGCTGGTGGGCTCGGTGGCGCTCATGGTGGTACTCAACTGGCGCCTCAGCCTCATCATCTTCCTCATCGTGCCGGCCGTCACCGGGTTTGCGATCTACTTCGGGCGCAAGATTCGGGCGCTCGCCCGCGACATCCAGGACCGGCTGGCCGACACGACCGCGGTGGCGGAGGAGGCCCTCGCGTCCATCCGCGTCGTAAAGGCGTTTGCGCGATCCGACTACGAGGTAAACCGCTACAACGAGGCGGTGGAAGATCTCTTTGGCACGGCGCGCTACCGGGTGGTCGTCTCAGCCCTGTTCGAGTCGACGGTGGGGCTGCTCTTCTTCGCCGCCCTCGTGGCGATTTTCTGGTACGGCGGCATCGAGGTGCTGGCCGGGCGGCTCACGGAGGGGGACCTCGTGGCGTTCGTGTTCTACGCCTTCAACATCGCGCGGAGCGTGAGCAGCATGTCTCAGCTCTACTCCACCTTCAACAGCGCCGCCGGGGCCACGGAGCGCCTGTTCGACCTGCTCGACACCGATCCTCACCTCCGCGACGCCCCGGACGCCGTCGACCTGCCCCCGATCGAGGGTCGGGTGCGCCTCGACGATGTCACCTTCGCCTACGATGAGGGCCTGCCCGTACTCAAGGACATCTCGCTCGACGTAGCGGCGGGCGAGACGGTTGCCCTCGTGGGGCCGAGCGGGGCGGGGAAGTCGACGCTCATGAGCCTCATTCCTCGCTTCTACGCCCCCCAACAGGGGCGTGTCCTCGTCGACGATCACGACCTGGGCCACGTCTCCCGGCAGTCCCTGCGTGCGCAGATCGCGTCTGTGTCGCAGGAGGTGCACCTGTTCAACGCCACGATCGAGGAGAACATCCGGTACGGGCGGCTCGATGCGTCCGACGAGGCGGTGGCCGAGGCGGCCCGCGCCGCCAACGCGCACGACTTCATTGTGGACCTGCCCGATGGCTACGACTCCGAGGTGGGCGAGCGGGGGGTCAAGCTGAGCGGCGGGCAGCGCCAGCGCGTCGCTATCGCCCGGGCCCTGCTGCGCGACGCGCGCCTGCTGCTGCTCGACGAGGCCACCTCGTCCCTCGACTCCGCGTCGGAAGCCCTCGTGCAGGAGGCCCTGGAGCGGCTCATGGAGGGACGCACGACCTTCATTATTGCGCACCGGTTCTCTACCGTCCAGACCGCCGACCGCCTCTTCGTACTCGACGATGGCCGCATCGTGCAGCGGGGCACCCACGCCGAGCTGATGCAGGAGGGGGGGCTCTACCGCCGACTTGCCTCGTATCAGTTCCGAGAGCCGAGCGGAGTCGACGGCGGGATGCTTGACTAG
- a CDS encoding efflux RND transporter periplasmic adaptor subunit produces MASSKSTSNRMLYAGGGLLLVLFAAGGLGWQLGWFGGGDRGLQVESERADRRTITEVVTAFGRAQPEVEVEISPDVSGEIVELPVKEGDAVQQGDLLARLKADDYRAAVERAEAGVSEAKATLAQRRADSVQARRTYDRQKKLYEKEVVSASDFEDAKSTYDQAVAQLEAARFRVESAQADLQDAREQLQKTRIYAPMTGTLTRLEVEEGERVVGTQQRAGTEMMRVSRLGQMELEVDVNEGDVVNVASRDSATIEFDAHPDRSFQGAVTEIANSARIQNEGSQNEVTNFPVTIRVLDNPNTGLTTGDEGAIARPEVPSDGRSPVIRPGMSGAVDIYTETAEDAVAVPIQAVTVRDFAETRSGASSDAATEGDETEDLRRVVFVAEGDSARMVEVNTGIADDTYMEIKAGLEGGETVITGPYSAVSRRLEPGMKIRTGEEDGPSGEAIAMTQ; encoded by the coding sequence ATGGCCTCCTCAAAAAGTACCTCGAATCGCATGTTGTACGCGGGCGGCGGCCTGCTGCTCGTTCTCTTCGCTGCCGGGGGCCTCGGGTGGCAACTGGGATGGTTTGGCGGCGGCGACCGCGGCCTGCAAGTCGAGTCGGAGCGGGCCGACCGACGCACCATCACCGAGGTGGTGACGGCTTTTGGCCGTGCCCAGCCCGAGGTGGAGGTTGAGATCAGCCCCGACGTGTCGGGAGAGATCGTGGAGCTCCCCGTAAAGGAGGGCGATGCGGTGCAGCAGGGCGACCTGCTCGCCCGCCTCAAGGCCGACGACTACCGGGCCGCCGTGGAGCGGGCCGAGGCGGGCGTCTCGGAGGCGAAGGCGACCCTTGCCCAGCGCCGGGCCGACTCGGTGCAGGCCCGCCGCACCTACGACCGGCAGAAGAAGCTGTACGAGAAGGAGGTCGTCTCGGCGAGTGACTTTGAAGACGCCAAGTCCACGTACGATCAGGCCGTGGCGCAGCTGGAGGCGGCGCGCTTCCGGGTGGAGAGTGCGCAGGCCGACCTTCAAGATGCCCGCGAGCAGCTCCAGAAGACCCGCATCTACGCCCCCATGACGGGCACGCTCACGCGTCTCGAGGTCGAGGAGGGGGAGCGCGTAGTGGGGACCCAGCAGCGCGCCGGAACCGAGATGATGCGGGTGTCGCGGCTCGGGCAGATGGAGCTGGAGGTGGACGTCAACGAGGGCGACGTGGTAAATGTCGCGTCCCGGGACTCCGCCACCATCGAGTTCGACGCGCACCCCGACCGCTCCTTCCAGGGGGCCGTCACGGAGATCGCCAACTCGGCCCGCATTCAGAACGAGGGAAGCCAGAATGAAGTCACCAACTTTCCCGTCACGATCCGCGTGCTCGACAACCCCAACACCGGGCTCACGACCGGCGATGAGGGCGCCATCGCGCGCCCCGAGGTCCCGTCGGACGGGCGCTCGCCGGTGATTCGTCCCGGCATGAGCGGGGCGGTCGACATCTACACCGAGACCGCGGAGGACGCGGTGGCCGTGCCCATTCAGGCCGTGACCGTGCGTGACTTCGCCGAGACCCGTTCCGGCGCCTCGTCCGACGCGGCCACAGAGGGCGATGAGACGGAGGACCTGCGCCGCGTCGTGTTCGTGGCGGAGGGCGACTCGGCCCGCATGGTCGAGGTAAACACCGGCATCGCCGACGATACGTACATGGAAATCAAGGCCGGCCTGGAGGGGGGCGAGACGGTCATCACCGGGCCGTACAGCGCCGTCAGCCGCAGGCTGGAGCCCGGAATGAAGATCCGAACCGGTGAAGAAGACGGCCCGTCGGGCGAAGCTATCGCCATGACCCAGTAG
- a CDS encoding DUF5686 and carboxypeptidase-like regulatory domain-containing protein codes for MAVRSTSRLFRLVLLPILLLTIGPAAAHAQDTTATTLQGRVVDADTERPLPQANLRVADTYQGTVTNADGQYTLALDSLPATVVVRYVGYESVRRRITAETESRQTFRLMPSTVQMEEVRVTGSGNPGETIMRRVIENKQEWWPELKSYSVEAYNRFTLASDTTIAAITESQTTAFWDAERGTREVVRSQRGTANLQNLADGALPAAATVLNLYRDNVEVFGNRMVGVTHPDALDYYDFTLDTLRAIDGRRAFRIRVEPESRLSSTFRGTVTVLDSTYALLEARLRPTASLSTSRLFKGVDLAFEQQFSSFGGPYWLPVDFRARRTLDVQLSALVSFSDIQIQQVSRLSGYQINGPVPDSLYTTDEATSVARLDSTVAVQSSSSLKADTLRDGGPFVPYSRAERSAYTRIDSTDTVEDAFDPGGLLGWLRDLGVGGEDGLSIGDDADEDDETGADDDSGDGEGAGADSIVDFEGGLPILRFNRVEGGHFGVRLDFGVGPLAVTGRGGYNTGPSGSAQWSYGGEATLPLGDDTDLSAGYHYGIEPRYRARSRMVPIWARLSNSLWTLAGAPDYFDYFGNERLRVSVRHAFSNPDLGLALQLRNERHFSVAKSTDYNVLSRSAAQPVNPPVNAGRLRSVALTATLGDGGLLGVTPINRVKATVEHSDPDVAASDFDFTRVAAVADARLATFFQRRFRPNTLDLRVDVGASFGDPPLQRFGVIEASPQPYTPFGALRTLDDRPYQGEHHAALFWEHNFRTVLFELLGWQAPVEQDVDLILHGGHGRTWIGDDAGQRLRTADGVHHEIGLSVNGLLYDTLRLDVTKRLDARGLSLGVSVLRFL; via the coding sequence ATGGCCGTGCGTAGCACGTCGCGTCTCTTTCGTCTCGTTCTACTTCCCATCCTCCTGTTGACGATCGGCCCTGCGGCCGCTCACGCGCAGGACACGACCGCCACCACCTTGCAGGGACGCGTGGTGGATGCCGACACGGAGCGGCCCCTCCCGCAGGCCAATCTCCGCGTCGCGGATACGTACCAGGGGACCGTCACGAACGCGGACGGGCAGTATACCCTGGCGCTCGACAGCCTGCCGGCCACCGTCGTCGTGCGCTACGTCGGCTACGAGTCCGTCCGGCGCCGCATTACGGCCGAGACGGAGTCCCGCCAGACATTCCGCCTGATGCCCTCGACCGTACAGATGGAGGAGGTGCGGGTGACCGGCTCTGGGAATCCCGGCGAGACCATCATGCGGCGCGTGATTGAGAACAAGCAGGAGTGGTGGCCGGAGCTCAAGAGCTACTCCGTGGAGGCGTACAACCGGTTCACGCTGGCCAGCGACACCACGATTGCGGCCATCACGGAGAGTCAGACCACCGCGTTCTGGGACGCGGAGCGCGGGACCCGCGAGGTGGTGCGCTCGCAGCGCGGCACGGCCAACCTCCAAAATCTTGCCGATGGCGCTCTCCCGGCCGCCGCGACGGTCCTCAACCTGTACCGCGACAACGTCGAGGTCTTCGGCAACCGGATGGTCGGCGTCACCCATCCTGACGCGCTCGACTACTACGACTTTACGCTCGACACCCTGCGTGCCATCGATGGGCGCCGGGCCTTTCGCATCCGGGTGGAGCCGGAGAGTCGCCTCTCCTCCACGTTTCGCGGCACCGTCACCGTGCTGGACAGCACCTACGCCCTGCTGGAGGCGCGGCTCCGCCCCACGGCCTCGCTGAGCACGTCCCGACTCTTCAAGGGGGTTGACCTCGCGTTCGAGCAGCAGTTCTCGAGCTTCGGCGGTCCCTATTGGCTTCCGGTGGACTTCCGGGCGCGGCGCACCCTCGATGTGCAATTATCGGCGCTGGTTTCGTTTTCGGACATCCAGATCCAGCAGGTCAGCCGCCTGAGTGGGTACCAGATCAATGGGCCGGTCCCCGATTCGCTATACACAACCGACGAGGCGACTTCCGTTGCGCGACTTGACAGTACGGTGGCGGTCCAGTCCTCCTCCAGCCTCAAGGCCGATACGCTCCGCGACGGCGGGCCGTTCGTGCCGTACTCGCGGGCCGAGCGGTCCGCCTACACGCGCATCGACAGCACCGACACGGTCGAGGACGCGTTCGATCCCGGCGGGCTCCTGGGGTGGCTCCGCGACCTCGGCGTCGGCGGCGAGGACGGGCTAAGCATCGGTGACGACGCAGACGAGGACGACGAGACGGGGGCGGATGACGACTCCGGCGACGGGGAGGGCGCGGGCGCCGACTCAATCGTCGACTTTGAAGGTGGGCTTCCGATTCTTCGCTTTAACCGCGTGGAAGGGGGGCACTTTGGCGTGCGGCTCGACTTCGGCGTTGGGCCGCTCGCCGTCACGGGGCGGGGCGGCTACAACACCGGCCCCTCGGGGTCCGCCCAGTGGTCGTACGGGGGCGAGGCCACCCTGCCACTGGGGGACGACACGGACCTGTCCGCCGGGTACCACTACGGCATCGAGCCGCGCTACCGGGCCCGCTCGCGCATGGTTCCGATCTGGGCGCGCCTCTCAAACAGCCTCTGGACGCTTGCGGGGGCGCCGGACTACTTCGACTACTTCGGCAATGAGCGCCTCCGCGTGTCCGTCCGGCACGCCTTTTCCAATCCCGATCTGGGCCTCGCCCTCCAGCTCCGTAACGAGCGTCATTTCTCCGTTGCGAAGAGCACGGACTATAATGTCCTTAGCCGTTCCGCGGCGCAGCCCGTCAACCCGCCGGTGAACGCCGGTCGGCTGCGGTCGGTGGCGCTCACCGCCACGCTGGGCGACGGCGGGCTGCTGGGCGTAACGCCCATCAATCGCGTGAAGGCCACCGTCGAGCACAGTGATCCGGACGTGGCGGCGAGTGATTTCGACTTCACGCGGGTGGCGGCGGTGGCCGACGCCCGACTCGCGACCTTCTTCCAGCGTCGCTTCCGCCCCAACACGCTGGATCTTCGGGTCGACGTTGGGGCCTCATTCGGCGATCCTCCCCTACAGCGCTTCGGCGTGATCGAGGCGAGCCCGCAGCCCTACACGCCGTTCGGGGCGCTCCGCACGCTCGACGACCGCCCGTACCAGGGGGAGCACCACGCGGCCCTGTTCTGGGAGCACAATTTCCGCACGGTACTCTTCGAGCTCCTCGGGTGGCAGGCGCCGGTCGAGCAGGACGTCGACCTCATTCTCCATGGGGGCCATGGGCGCACCTGGATCGGGGACGACGCGGGGCAGCGGCTCCGCACCGCAGACGGGGTCCACCACGAGATTGGGCTCTCGGTCAACGGCCTGCTCTACGACACCCTCCGCCTCGACGTGACCAAGCGCCTCGACGCGCGGGGACTCAGTCTCGGCGTCAGTGTGCTCCGGTTCCTGTAG